gtgatgctgcgcacaaTGATACCTTCGCCAACGCTGGTCAGATGCATAATATCGTTAAAGCTGGTGCCTTTGGCCCATTCATACACGACCAACATAAGCCCGGTCTTGAGTGAGTTGGCGTCGTCTTCCGCGGCAAGTTGATTCGCGGTCTGCACAGCCGACACGCGGTCGGCCACCTCGACGATCTGTTCGTAGCCCTGTGCAAGCCGCAGAGGAAGCTTGGGCTCTTCGGACGACTTGTCGTGAAAATGAAACACACTCAGGAGTGCAGCAATCTCTTCGGGTTCGTACTCAATGAATGTATTGTCCAGGATGAGCTCGGTGAGAATCAGCTCATTCGCACTCTTAATCTCGCACGCAACGCGTCCTTTAAGCAGAACCGTTTCTGCAACAGGATCAATAAACCGCAGCGCTTTGAGCACATCCACACGTTGGTGGTAGTCGGGCAGCAAGTCCAGATTCTGATCCGAGAGGCTTGCGCTGATGCACGCAATTTGGTGCTCCAAGCCTTTGCGCCGGTGCATCAGCTGGTATTCGCGCAGAAAATGAGGCGCTTGGATCACTGCTTGCAAGGGAATGAGCTCTTGGAAAACAAGATCGCGCGCCTGTTTGGCTTCTTGAAAGTcgaggcgccgcagcttcGCCCAGTCGGCCTCAAATTGCGTCACGGCAACGGCTGCGTTAGGTCCCGCTTCGagcagctgtgcatgcatcgTGTCCATCACCgggcgcagctgctccagcgcttggcgcagcgcagagGCACGGCGTGAATAGATGGCAGCTGCATTGATTGTCTCGACATACGTTGTCACAAACAAAATACTGGAAAGTGGCACTTCGCGCATCTCTGTGACGAGGTCTTTTGTCTGCATCTTGTTTACCAGCTCCACGGATACCCACATGGGGGTGACGAGGTCAGTGCGCACAGGtttcgcgcgtcgctcgTCTGGCGCCATGGCAGCAAGCACCAAAAAGTGCTCGCCGACGACTTGGCGTACAATAAAGGCTGGCGTAAAGTTGAAGAAAccgtcgcgcaaaagcacaACGCGGCCAGTGCCCAAATATTTGCTGCCCTGTGAATGATGGTAGGCAAGTGCAATGAGCGTTTCGCTCCTATTCACAGCACTGTTAGATGCGTCGTACAAGCGctccaagtcgagcaaggGAATCGTGCACGATTTCAGCTCCACCTCCAGCGCACCAAGGCGTGTCTCGATGTCGCGCAGTTTTTTCTGCTGCTCGGggagcaagcgctgcgtAGAATTTTCGGAAAAGGAACGCTTAATCATTTCCTCGACTTTGAGTGCCTCGACGCGCAAGAGGTTGAGCACCATGCTGTACGTAATGCGGAACTGCGACTGGAGTTTGCTCGATTGGCCGAGCATCATTTTGTTGAGCATATTGATGTCAATGCCATCGTCGGGAGGAATGACGATCACAACGCCGGTAGCGTCCAAGCCACGACGTCCTGCACGACCTGACATTTGCGTATATTCGCCCGGTAGCAGCTCGCGGAAAGCAGTGCCGTCGTGCTTCCTCGTCCCGCTAAAGACAACTGAGCGCGCCGGCATGTTGACTCCCATTGCAAACGTTTCGGTCGCAAAGAGAACTTTGACCAGCCCGCGCTGAAATAGAATCTCGACGAGCTCTTTCATAATTGGGAGCAGACCACCGTGGTGGACACCAATGCCTCGACTCAGAAtgtcgcgcgtgcgcaaaatcTGCGGCAGGTCGTGATCCACCTTTTTCAAGCGCGTGAGGCTTCGTTCAATAATAACATGCACCTCGCTCTTTTCcttgctcgagcacagATCCGTTTTGGGCAAACTATCCGCGTACTCTTCGCATTTCTTCTTGGAAAAGACAAAGACCACGACGGGTAGTAAGTcatttttgcgcagcacaccTATAAGATTGACCCACAAAGACTTGTCGTGAAACTGGTTCATGGGACGCCGTATTCCGCCACCGCGTGCGCCTCGACCTGTGCCGCTACGGCCCCGGACGGGAGCTTTTCCACGCGTACCTGGTGCGTCGTTCAGATGCTGCTTAGATTTCATAGCGTCCGTCGCAGTGCTAACGCCACTAGAGAGAAAACGGCCGCTGGCGTCCACAACCTTGTGCAAGTTTTTGCCCGCGTACAAAAAGTGCTCGAGTGGCACTGGGCGTTTGCGTGTGGAAATCACATACACATCCTTCTTTTTTGTGCGGCCAACCCACCCCGCAAACTCCATCGTGTTGGGCACGGTTGCGGAAAGCAGTACAATATTCACGTGCGAAGGAAGAAGGATGATCACCTCTTCCCATACCACACCACGCTCCTGGTCATTGACATAGTGCACTTCGTCAAAAATTACAAACTCAACGTCGCGGATTAAAtcggcgccgcggtacAGCATGCTTCGCAGAATTTCCGTGGTCATGATCAGACACGGCGCTTCGGGGTTGATTTGCACATCGCCGGTGAGAATGCCTACATTGTCCGCGCCAAATGTGTGCTTAAACTCACGGAATTTTTGGTTCGAAAGCGCTTTGATAGGCGAGGTGTAAATACAGCGCGTCAAGTGTTTCATCGCCAAGGCAATGGCATATTCAGCCACGACGGTCTTGCCCGCCGAGGTATGTGCGGCGACAAAAATGGATTCATTGCGCTCCAGATGGTACACAGCCTGTTTTTGGAATGTGTCCAGCTCAAAGGGAAACTGATGCGCCATGTAGGGGACGAGTGTGTCGAAATTCGTCATTTGCCTGGTCGCGTCGACCGCATGTGCCCACTCGCGTTTCTCCTGGTGAGGCTGAACCTGAACACCGTGAAACATGCGCGGAATAGATTCGACGGGAAGTAACTCGTCTACCACAGCGTCCTCACTCtccggcgcacgcgcttcttcgGGCAGGCGGTAGAGGCCATCGGCGGTAGCGGTAATGACAGTGTGGTCCGTAGAGCCGCTTTCGTGCAGTGGTGCAACGCTATCATTCAAATTCCAAGATCCATCGTCTTGCATATCGTCTAGGAGACCATGCTTAAATCCAGGGGGAACGCTGCGTAAATTTGTCGGTTCTTCGCCCACGTCATGCGCTCCATGCTGGTTCACGGCATCGTCCTCAAGACCTCCGGGTTTGAAAGGTACCGCATCGGAAGCACCACGTACGTAAGACCCTGTATTCCCTACAgggcgctgcatggacATGTTTAGTTTCTCGCCGTCGTGCAGCTCAGGAATGGCATCGGTGGAGATCACCTCGCGGTACCCAACAACATCGCCGCGCAACCCAGAGCGGATAAATTGTAAAGAGGTTGTGCTTGGAGCTGGATCCATAGAAAGCATATTTTCATAGTCCGGCTCACGATCCCAATGTagctgcgcctgtgctAGCCATGCGTTGTCCAAATCCCATTTTGGAGTGAGAAACTTGGCCTTGATTTCCTCGCGACACTTGACGCTGTCTTCTTCAGGAACAAGTGCAAAGTCGCGTAGTAATTCGTCGAGGGACTCGTCCCATCGCTCGTACGGACGCAGACTCATTGTGCAAACTACAACGTggaagaagcgcgagcgAAGCTTTTCGCCAGAGTGGAGGGGTAGGCGACGGTCAAGTGGAGGCGTGCAGAGTCTGGTGCAAAGACAAGCCGGCTGCAGGCAGGGCTAGTTGGGTCGCGAATTATGTGAATGCGTGGGTATCTAGAAAGCAGGGACTATAGAGCAGCTCAAAAGCCTAAGGTTAGTTTGCGTGAAATACGCACAGCAATCGCAGTCGAAAGGACAATGTGGTGTGTCTACGGTTAGCCGTCCACAATGACGTACCGCCTCCTTGATTCAGCTTCAACTCGTCCTCAGTATAAACGCGAAATCCTTCTGTAGTCATTTTCCCTGTAATCAGAATGTAGCCCCACGTACGTtctttgccgcgcgagTCGGCAAACTCTGCGTCCTCTTCTGTAAGCGACTTCTTGGACAATAGTTTGGGCTGTGATACTGTAGTGGCACTGGACATATCGTGCACAActgctggagcgcgctgctttaGTGTGCTTCCCGCTTTTTCCGCTACCTGCGGGGCCCCGTCGAAAGTGTCCTTTGCGGTGTCATTTTTCGACTTCTTCGTTGtcttcttcttctgctTTTTTTCTTCGGTCGTCTTGGCACGTTTTGTTTGTTGTATTGTTTCGTTTGTGCTAGTCTCAGACATGCTACGCTTGCTTCCGAGTGACGAAAAAATTTCGTCGAGCTCCGTCATGGTCGTGTGCAAGTGCGGTCGTTGGTGGTCAGAAAAACAATTTGGCACATTAGGAAAGTGGAGTGATCTAGATGCAAGTTGCTTCCTGCCAAGGCATGAATCTCCCCGGCGTCTGGGCCGTTTTGCATGCGGCACTACGGCCGGGCATTGTGCGCCCAAATCTTGTAGTGCCCTGTACGCACCTTGCGACCAACTAACTCTAGCACTCACACAGCTTGATTGGCACAAGATTCATGCATCCGGTGTCCGCTACATTATATTCGATAAGGACAACTGCCTGGTACGCTACGCAACCGATTCTCACACCAGACGCGCCCCCATGAAGACGATCTTGTCCCCGAGCTCAAGCACTCATGGAGTGAATGCAAAAAAGTGTTTGGTGCTGCCAATATGCTGCTTGTAAGTAATTCTGCAGGTACTTGCGGCGATCCGCGTGGGCTTGCAGCAGAGTCGGTGTCTGCCAAGTTGGGCGTACCTGTACTGTGCCATAAATCCAAGAAGCCGTCAAAAGCATGTGCACTTCAAGTCATTGGATACCTTGAGGAAcaatcgcgccgcggcgcgagcgcgatTCCCCGCGCTGTCGTGATTGGCGACCGCCTTTTCACGGATGTGGTATTTTCCAGTCGTATCGAGCAATGTCTCGCGCGAAATTATTCTAGGTCGGTGCCAGACTTCCAAACTTCTACACCCCTTTGCTCGAGTGTGCTCACCTCCGAGTTATGGGCGCGGGAACGACTCGGAACGCGGCTTATGCGCAAGTTTGAGCAAGCATTtctgcgcatgctcctccGCGTAGGAATTTCACCGCGTGGCGGATGGAAGGATCGTGCGCCGTACAATGCACCAGCATGGCTACAAACGCCACTTCAGCCCAAACCGTCGTTCACGTCCGCGCTGCGGGAATCGGAGttggacgaggcgcttggaCATGCAATCCTCGAAGCGAACGCCTCGGCGTACATGAAGCGGATGGGTAAACTTGGCCGGGGCTTACTATGGGTGAAGCAAAATGTGCATCGCATTCCGGGCGTGTCCTTCGCCACCGGCAAGGTCAAGGAACTTGCGTGCATCGTTTGCGACGAGGTCTTTGCGAACCTGCAGCACATACGGTCACTCACATGGTCGACATTGACCGGGGCACCCTCTCAGCGTCATCGTCGTACCTTGCCGATGGCTATGCGCGATGCCGCTGTTCCACCTGCCCGCAACATTGTGAAGAAACATCTCGACCGGTCCGGAGTACGCATGTTTTCCaccgcgcggtgcgtggccgcgcaagcgtcaCATGAGCGCCccgtgccgcggcgcctAGCCAAGGCAGAGGAGCCTGCAGTCCCCCCTACACCCGTACAGCATCCACAAATGGTGCGCACATGGTTGGGCGTGCCCACATGGAACTGGGTCCTGGCCCTGCTCACCGTGATTATTCTGCCACTTGGATTTATCGGTGGAATTAAGCTGAATGATCTTATGAGCAACTGGTACACAGGGTCTGTGTCGAACGAAGGGCACAGTGCAAACATGCAAGACTTTGTATCGCCCGCCGAGTTCGAGGCAGAGCAGGCCAAAATGGAACACGAGTCACGCAAGACTAATATTGATATGATTCAAAAGTGCGTATCCCTCTCTACTTACGCAGTCTCGAACGTGAGCACTTTCAGCTCcgccgcgagcggcacgagATCCAAGAGAAactcgcgcggctcgaaGAACGCATGGGCCTCCGCGGTAGCACATAGTTCCCATATTCGGGATCGCATAcatcctcctcttcctAGACCGGCCacatcgccgcgcattgTCCTCCACCATGATCTTGCTCGGCGTTGAGAACCGGCTTATCCGAGATGTGCTAACGAGTTGGTTTCAGACGTGCGTTTTTCAGCAGTAGCACTAATATCAGCCCGACCGCTGTGGACCAAATGTTTACCGATTTTGACGGCGTCTCGTACCACTTGGAATCAGCTAAACAAGGCCCACTTACGCTTTCGATGGATATCCGATGCTGGTCCGAGTTGGTTGAGAACGGTGTCCAAGATATGCTGCGCAATATATATGGAAGCTGGCTGAGCGCATCGACAGAGGACGGCTATTCGGTGAGCCTCCAGTTTGACTACAATACCATTCCCGCTCCTGGCCGTGCGTATGCTAGCATCACTAACAACAgctgagcgcgacgcacttATCCAGTCTGCGGCCCTGCTGAAGCGAAATGCCGTTGCTGCTCCGTTTGAGCGTGCATTTACAGAGCAGGCAAAGCTTGAGGCGAGCTACGACCCTGCGTCGCCGCAGGCCACCACCAGCACATTGATCCCTATCCACTACCGTGCCGACGAGGCGATGTACATTCTGTCCGCCCATGACAGAGTCACGGTCGTGTTTAGCACACGTTTTGATGAAGAGACGGACCGCATCTTTGGCAAAGTCTTTTTGCAAGAGTTTGTCGATGCGCGTCGCCAGCCCTCGATCcaaaatgcgccgcaggtACTGTATTCGAGCAAGGAGCCCCCCTTGGAGATCCGTGGTGTACCTGGCGTACAGAAAGCCGAGAGCACGGGCTATGTCACCTTTGTTCTCTTTCCGCGCCATTTTCAGCATCCTGACGTGCGCTTCTCCACCATCTCGCACATCCAGCTCTTCCGGGACTACTTGCACTACCATATCAAGTGCTCCAAGGCGTACATGCACAGCCGCATGCGCCACCGTGTCGCCGAGCTCCTCAAAGTACTGAATCGCGCAAAGCCAGAGTACGCGGAGAAGGAGCGCAAGACTGCGAGTGGCCGCGCTTTCCGTCGTGCATAGCTGTATATCCCATTATGTACTCTTCCACCCTACCACAGTCCATATATATCCACTCTCGTCGTGGCGTCccaagccgcggcgcttAGGTATCTGCTGCTGGAAGTACGCATGAAGCACGAAcccatggcgcggcgctgcttggcatgcTGCGATGGCCGTGTCGATGGTTGCGTGGAGACCGGCTAGCCGTCCTGCGTTGCGTATAGGCACGAGGATgtgtgcgcgtgcgtctGGATCTGTGTCTGGCTGGCGGAGCAGGTGTGCAATCGCGGATAGCACCCATGTAGCGTGTCTTGGATCGTACACGACATCCGCCGCGAGCAATAACGAGGCGCTCTGCGGCGGTGGAATACGGCATGCCACGCCGGCATCGTCGCCGGGGTGCAAAAGCatgtgcagtgcgcgccAGTCGAGCGGCTCGC
This is a stretch of genomic DNA from Malassezia vespertilionis chromosome 1, complete sequence. It encodes these proteins:
- the SKI2 gene encoding Antiviral helicase ski2 (COG:A; EggNog:ENOG503NUCU), with product MSLRPYERWDESLDELLRDFALVPEEDSVKCREEIKAKFLTPKWDLDNAWLAQAQLHWDREPDYENMLSMDPAPSTTSLQFIRSGLRGDVVGYREVISTDAIPELHDGEKLNMSMQRPVGNTGSYVRGASDAVPFKPGGLEDDAVNQHGAHDVGEEPTNLRSVPPGFKHGLLDDMQDDGSWNLNDSVAPLHESGSTDHTVITATADGLYRLPEEARAPESEDAVVDELLPVESIPRMFHGVQVQPHQEKREWAHAVDATRQMTNFDTLVPYMAHQFPFELDTFQKQAVYHLERNESIFVAAHTSAGKTVVAEYAIALAMKHLTRCIYTSPIKALSNQKFREFKHTFGADNVGILTGDVQINPEAPCLIMTTEILRSMLYRGADLIRDVEFVIFDEVHYVNDQERGVVWEEVIILLPSHVNIVLLSATVPNTMEFAGWVGRTKKKDVYVISTRKRPVPLEHFLYAGKNLHKVVDASGRFLSSGVSTATDAMKSKQHLNDAPGTRGKAPVRGRSGTGRGARGGGIRRPMNQFHDKSLWVNLIGVLRKNDLLPVVVFVFSKKKCEEYADSLPKTDLCSSKEKSEVHVIIERSLTRLKKVDHDLPQILRTRDILSRGIGVHHGGLLPIMKELVEILFQRGLVKVLFATETFAMGVNMPARSVVFSGTRKHDGTAFRELLPGEYTQMSGRAGRRGLDATGVVIVIPPDDGIDINMLNKMMLGQSSKLQSQFRITYSMVLNLLRVEALKVEEMIKRSFSENSTQRLLPEQQKKLRDIETRLGALEVELKSCTIPLLDLERLYDASNSAVNRSETLIALAYHHSQGSKYLGTGRVVLLRDGFFNFTPAFIVRQVVGEHFLVLAAMAPDERRAKPVRTDLVTPMWVSVELVNKMQTKDLVTEMREVPLSSILFVTTYVETINAAAIYSRRASALRQALEQLRPVMDTMHAQLLEAGPNAAVAVTQFEADWAKLRRLDFQEAKQARDLVFQELIPLQAVIQAPHFLREYQLMHRRKGLEHQIACISASLSDQNLDLLPDYHQRVDVLKALRFIDPVAETVLLKGRVACEIKSANELILTELILDNTFIEYEPEEIAALLSVFHFHDKSSEEPKLPLRLAQGYEQIVEVADRVSAVQTANQLAAEDDANSLKTGLMLVVYEWAKGTSFNDIMHLTSVGEGIIVRSITRLDETFREIRDASRVIGDMDLFQKMETCQQIIRYVSTTC
- a CDS encoding uncharacterized protein (COG:S; EggNog:ENOG503P921), whose protein sequence is MTELDEIFSSLGSKRSMSETSTNETIQQTKRAKTTEEKKQKKKTTKKSKNDTAKDTFDGAPQVAEKAGSTLKQRAPAVVHDMSSATTVSQPKLLSKKSLTEEDAEFADSRGKERTWGYILITGKMTTEGFRVYTEDELKLNQGGDTPHCPFDCDCCF
- a CDS encoding phosphatidylglycerophosphatase (EggNog:ENOG503P247; BUSCO:EOG09264S4C; COG:S; TransMembrane:1 (o415-435i)) — protein: MNLPGVWAVLHAALRPGIVRPNLVVPSLTQLDWHKIHASGVRYIIFDKDNCLTRPHEDDLVPELKHSWSECKKVFGAANMLLVSNSAGTCGDPRGLAAESVSAKLGVPVLCHKSKKPSKACALQVIGYLEEQSRRGASAIPRAVVIGDRLFTDVVFSSRIEQCLARNYSRSVPDFQTSTPLCSSVLTSELWARERLGTRLMRKFEQAFLRMLLRVGISPRGGWKDRAPYNAPAWLQTPLQPKPSFTSALRESELDEALGHAILEANASAYMKRMGKLGRGLLWVKQNVHRIPGVSFATGKVKELACIVCDEVFANLQHIRSLTWSTLTGAPSQRHRRTLPMAMRDAAVPPARNIVKKHLDRSGVRMFSTARCVAAQASHERPVPRRLAKAEEPAVPPTPVQHPQMVRTWLGVPTWNWVLALLTVIILPLGFIGGIKLNDLMSNWYTGSVSNEGHSANMQDFVSPAEFEAEQAKMEHESRKTNIDMIQNLEREHFQLRRERHEIQEKLARLEERMGLRGST
- the ARC35_1 gene encoding Arp complex subunit (BUSCO:EOG09263EQZ; COG:Z; EggNog:ENOG503NV59), yielding MILLGVENRLIRDVLTSWFQTPTAVDQMFTDFDGVSYHLESAKQGPLTLSMDIRCWSELVENGVQDMLRNIYGSWLSASTEDGYSVSLQFDYNTIPAPGPERDALIQSAALLKRNAVAAPFERAFTEQAKLEASYDPASPQATTSTLIPIHYRADEAMYILSAHDRVTVVFSTRFDEETDRIFGKVFLQEFVDARRQPSIQNAPQVLYSSKEPPLEIRGVPGVQKAESTGYVTFVLFPRHFQHPDVRFSTISHIQLFRDYLHYHIKCSKAYMHSRMRHRVAELLKVLNRAKPEYAEKERKTASGRAFRRA